tctGGTGCAGTTCACACTTTTGTGACACTTAGCCAATTTTTCTTGCACAGTTCCTGCAGTGCACTCCCATTCCTGCATACACTTCAAAACTAGTTAGCACAAAACAAAGCCTATCTAATTAAAGAATAaaaccaagaaaaataaaaagacacatgcgttgcctcccaagaagtgcctgatttaacgtcgcggcacgatgcagattaccaatcatttgaaatgaagaaccgccaaaatgtggccatcatcaaccttgccaATATAATGTTTAATCTGGTGCCTATTGACTCTAAACACCTCATTGTTCTTGTTTTTCAAATCCAAAGCACCAAAGGGGGCAACATTCACCACTTCAACTGGaccactccatttagacttcaACTTGCCTGGAAACATCCGCAAATGGGAATTGAACAATAACACAAGATCACTCAAAGGGACGAGCTtgaggtacttcatcttctccttgtaaaGGGACGAGCTTGTGTAGGCATGATACCGAAATTCATCCAGATCATTCAATTGTGCCACTCTTAGGTTTGCGGCGACATCCCACTTaaggttcaacttcttcaaagcccacatggccttatgcttaACTTCCACCAGAAGATGACACACCTTCCCAAACGCCAAGCGATATGGAGACATCCTAATCGGTGTTTTGTAGGTcgtcctataagcccaaagagcatcatcaagttttcttgaccaatccGTCTGATTGGCAATCACATtctttgacaaaatactcttgatctcccggttggagacttcaacttgtccGCTCGCTTGAGGATGGTAGGTGGTCGAGactttgtgagtgacaccatacttggtgagtaaggtatTAAATtgccttgttgcaaaaatgtgaacccccatcactaataatagcCCTAGGAGTACCGAATCTTGTAAAGATGTTCTGCttcaaaaatgccaccacacttcgagcttggttgttgggtaaagccacggcctcaacccattttgacACATCGTCCACAGCTAGCAAAATATAAGTtttcccacaagagctcacgaacggtcccatgaaatcaataccccaaacatcaaagatatcaattTCCAAGATGGCAGTGAGGGGCATCTCATTCTTCTTAGAAATCCCACCGgccctttgacatttatcacaacACTTGACTATATCACTAGCGTCCTTGTAGAGAGTAGActaatagaatccacaactctaACACTTTTGTTGCCGttctctcccccccccccatggtgaccaccatacggTGAAGAGTGGCAAGCCTCAATAATTCTCATTTGTTTTTCCTCCGGCACACATCATTgaatcacaccatcggtacaTATCCGGAAAAGATACGGCTAATCCCAATAATAGTCAAGGcaatcccatttgagcttcttcctttggtttgaagagaactcattcggtaCAATGCCACTCACAAGATAGTTTGCTAAGTCAATGGACCATGGCATCCCGGTCATTGAAATGGCTAGAAATTGCTCGTCAGGAAAGGAATCATTGATCTTAAGGCCGTCATGTTACCTCCCCTctcctccaagtgggacaagtggtctgccacttgattttcactacccttgttgtcttgaatctctagatcaaactcttgcaatagaAGCACTCACCACATCAACCTTGCCTTAGAACCTTTCTTGCTCATCAAGTACTGAAGGCCGCATGGTCGGTGTGAACAATCACCTTTGTACCCATCAAATACGGGCGGAACTTCTCCATAGAAAAAATAATAGCAAGTAGCTCTTTTTCAGTTACTGTGCAGTTTACTTGGGtgtcattcatggtcttgctagcATAGGAGACCGGATAGAAGATTTGTTGATTCTTTGCCCCAAAACTGCTCCAACTGCCACATCACTAgagtcacacatgagctcaaaaggcaagctccaatccgGTGCGGCGATAATAGGAGTACTAGTCAATTTGAACTTAAGCAATTCGAATGTGTTCATACAATTTTTGTTGAAATGGAACTTGGCACCCTTTTTCAAAAGCTTACACAAGGGGTCCAccactttggaaaaatccttgatgaattgGCGATAGAACCTTGCATGACCCAAGAAGCTCATCACTCCCTTCACGGATGTAGGAGGAGGAAGTTTGGAGATCACCTCAATTTTGGCCTTGtcgacctcaataccatgctttgaaattttgtggccgAGGACGATGCCTTCATCGATAataaagtgacatttctcccaattcaaTATCAAAATTGTCTCCTCAAATATAGCCAAGACCTTATCTAAATTATTcaaacaatcatcaaaagaattcccaaccacaaacaccatgtcggtgaaaatagccatcatacaccattGAAAAGTTGCTGGCGCATTACAAATCCCAAATGACATCCTTGAAAATGAGAAtgtaccataaggacatgtgaaagtggtcttctcttggtcctccggagcaataagaatttgattgtagccgAAATATCtatcaaggaaacaatagaaagcacgGCCGGCCAACCTATCTAGCATTTGATCAAGGAAGGAAAGTGAGAAATGATCATTTCTTGTAACTTTGTTGAGCTTGCGATAGTCCATGCATACTCTCCACCCGATCAccattcttgtaggaatcaactcgttCTTATCATTGGTAACCACAATCATGCCCCTTTCTTTGTGACACATTGCAccagagaagtccatgaactattgGAAATGGGGTAAACAACCCTAGCATCCAACTACTTTATGATCTCCttcttgaccacttcttgcattgcttaatttagcctcctttgatgttcaacggAGGGTTTGTCACCTTCTTCCAAaattatcttgtgcatgcaaaaagCGGGGCTTATACCTCAGATATCCGCTAATGTCCATCCAATTGCTCTTTTCCTCCTTTGTAGCACCTCCAAATATGgactctacctgcatgttagtcaaATAAGAGGAAAGAACAATCGGTAAAGTTGAAGAAGGACCAAGGAATTTATACCTGAGATGCGGAGGCAATGGATTTAATTCCAATGTGGGAGGCTtttcgattgagggctttgttgaaGGAGTCTTCCAATTCTCAAGATCCAAAAATAACTTGCGGGGTTTATAagtgtacgaccccattccttgcaatACATCACACATTCCACATATCTATATTTCTCCTCATCATCATCGAGGTTGAGAAACACGGCTTCCAATTTGTCCTCAACATTCATTgtggcactagtatcatcaacaaTCACATCGGTCACTAAATCCACGAACGAACGAACGTCAttgctattcggttgcctcatagatttgcacacatggaagaccACATTTTCGTCACCCACCCGAAAAGTGATCTCACCAACTTCCATATCAATAAGAGCCTTCCCCGTAGAgaggaaaggtctacccaaaatgatgggcacctcatagtccacttcacaatcaagaatcacaaagtcCGCCGGGAGGAAAAACTTGTCAACACGAActaacacatcatcaataatacccaaaggcCTCTTCACTGTATGATCTGCCATTTGCAACATCATGGATatgggtcttggttgcccaatccccaaagttttgaacaccgattagggcatcaagttgatactcgcCCCTAGATCACATAGAGCTTTGGCAAAATCGGCACTCCCAATAgtgcaagggattgtgaaagcACTGAGATCTTCCAATTTCGaggccattgagtgcacaatagcactcacttgatgtgtcatcTTGATAGTCTCACAATTCgttgatcttttctttgtcaccaaatccTTTATGAACTTTTCATATCCCGGCATTTGTACCAATGCCTCAACCAACGGCACATTAATAGACAAACTCTTtattatatcaataaactttttgaattggttctcactattttgctttgcaagcctttgaaggtatggaggaggaggccttggcattggtgccttagcctttggcactaCCAGTTCcagcatgtcaatcacgtgttccctagatgggttaaCTTCTTCTTGTGTCTCCTTCACATTTTTATCAATATCAATTCTCATGTCTTCATTAGCTTGAACCACATTGCTTGGAGTTTCGTCTTCTTGAACCAGtacatcatcatccacaattattctttgatttgaggtggtTTCATCTCTATCTTTTTCACTTCTTGTAGTCACGACCATAGCATGTCccgtattattcccaccctttggTTTCACCACCGTACCACTTGGTAGTGCCCCTTTAGTATGAGTATTCAAAGCTTGCGTGATTTGGACCAATTGATCTTCCAAATTGCGGATTGAAGTGTTGTGAGAGGCTAGTTGAGCATCGGAGttggcattcttctccatcatctgTTTAAACATGTTCTCAATTCTACCCATCTCATTGTTAGAAGAGTTCGGACCTTGAGAAATATAGGGAGGTGGATTACTCGGTTGTTGGAACATCAGAGacctttgaaaacccgacccccggttgttgttgttgttccaccctccatagttattgcctccccaattgctttgattgttgccaccccaattgccttgattattgTTACCACCACTTCAATTACATTGGTGGCCTTggttgttccaatttccttgtgaccaccattgttgttgatttttgtccttgagcattgttttgttggccttgataattattgaCATACTGCACTTATTCTTCTTgctccattgttgttgatttttgTCCTTGAGCATTGTTTCTTTGGCTTGATAATTATTGACATACTGCACTTATTCTTCTTGCTCGTTGAATGAATCACCTTGATCATAACCACTATCATCTTGCATGAATTGTTTCGGATGGGTTTGCATTTGTTGACCTTGTTGTCGTCTCTTGTTTATTATCATATTCACATCTTCTATCGCATTCACTTGTTTCAACCCTTGAACTTGTTGAAGctgagctttggccaattggttcattgTGGTTATCAACTTGGCAATaacttgcccatgatcatgtagttCCTTGTGTAGGTGAATGACATTCGAGTCACCTTGAggaacattggctctactttgccatgccgatGAGGTATCTGCCATCTCATCCAAAATTTTATAAGCTTCAACATAAGGCGTGTTCATGAAGTTCCCACCGACGAGTTGATTTTCCACACATTGATTTGTTGTGTTGATCCCCCTG
This sequence is a window from Nicotiana sylvestris chromosome 3, ASM39365v2, whole genome shotgun sequence. Protein-coding genes within it:
- the LOC138888182 gene encoding uncharacterized protein, coding for MGRIENMFKQMMEKNANSDAQLASHNTSIRNLEDQLVQITQALNTHTKGALPSGTVVKPKGGNNTGHAMVVTTRSEKDRDETTSNQRIIVDDDVLVQEDETPSNVVQANEDMRIDIDKNVKETQEEVNPSREHVIDMLELVVPKAKAPMPRPPPPYLQRLAKQNSENQFKKFIDIIKSLSINVPLVEALVQMPGYEKFIKDLVTKKRSTNCETIKMTHQVSAIVHSMASKLEDLSAFTIPCTIGSADFAKALCDLGASINLMP